From Apium graveolens cultivar Ventura chromosome 9, ASM990537v1, whole genome shotgun sequence, the proteins below share one genomic window:
- the LOC141682432 gene encoding mitogen-activated protein kinase kinase kinase 20-like has protein sequence MMEIKAEDDVYVDKAEQNKLLCKRNKYGDGVAWFRGALLGKGSFGSVFLATLKKPKLKFRCFPPLMAIKSAEVSVSGSIQKEREVLSNIGRSDYVIRCFGDEITTADNGGMVYNLLLEYGSGGTLANVVGDGGLDEFDVKRYTRDLVRGIYHIHSNGYVHCDLKPDNVLLVGNCGGEYRAKICDLGLAKRVMRRSDKKRKLDPYFRGTPLYLSPEVLAGGVQEPASDIWALGCIVIEMLTGKSPWEGIYLDGGELLERIAEGREMPRISNEISVEAKNFLKRCLVRKPMYRWTAEMLLNHPFLEGLVDVDKAEEYEEVSDVNADSSFLLLPEADEELGFSFWEDDSFVSEEESVSCYSEEEVNNVEVIDLAREGTLKIQESADTASSRSDSEFNHATRKPVPLDTRHQYSIAFTIPAGV, from the coding sequence atgATGGAAATTAAGGCAGAGGATGATGTGTATGTAGATAAAGCTGAGCAAAACAAGTTATTGTGTAAGAGGAATAAATATGGAGATGGTGTGGCATGGTTTAGAGGTGCATTGTTAGGTAAAGGAAGTTTTGGGTCTGTTTTTTTAGCAACTTTGAAGAAACCCAAATTGAAATTCAGGTGTTTTCCACCTCTTATGGCTATTAAATCTGCTGAGGTTTCTGTTTCTGGTTCTATTCAGAAAGAAAGGGAGGTTCTTTCCAATATTGGGAGGTCTGATTATGTAATTAGATGTTTTGGTGATGAGATTACTACTGCTGACAATGGTGGGATGGTTTATAATTTGTTGTTGGAGTATGGTTCTGGTGGAACATTAGCTAATGTTGTTGGTGATGGTGGATTGGATGAATTCGATGTGAAGCGATATACGAGggatttggtaagaggtatttATCATATTCATAGTAATGGTTATGTTCATTGTGATTTAAAGCCTGATAATGTTTTGCTTGTTGGGAATTGCGGTGGGGAGTATAGGGCAAAGATTTGTGATTTAGGGTTAGCTAAGAGGGTAATGCGGAGGAGTGAtaagaagaggaagttggatCCTTATTTTAGGGGTACTCCATTGTATTTATCGCCTGAAGTGCTGGCTGGTGGTGTTCAAGAACCGGCTTCCGATATTTGGGCACTTGGTTGTATTGTGATTGAGATGTTGACAGGGAAGTCTCCGTGGGAGGGAATATATTTGGATGGTGGTGAGCTTCTTGAAAGGATTGCGGAAGGGCGTGAAATGCCGAGAATTTCAAATGAGATATCGGTTGAGGCTAAGAATTTCTTGAAGAGGTGCTTGGTGAGGAAGCCTATGTATCGCTGGACAGCAGAGATGTTGTTGAATCACCCGTTTTTGGAGGGTCTGGTTGATGTTGACAAGGCTGAGGAGTACGAGGAGGTTTCAGATGTGAATGCTGATAGCTCGTTCTTATTGTTGCCCGAGGCTGATGAAGAGCTCGGTTTCTCTTTCTGGGAGGATGATAGCTTCGTATCGGAAGAAGAATCAGTTTCTTGTTATTCCGAAGAAGAGGTGAATAATGTAGAGGTTATTGATTTAGCTAGAGAAGGTACATTAAAAATCCAAGAGAGTGCGGATACTGCAAGCTCGAGAAGTGATTCTGAGTTTAATCATGCAACAAGGAAGCCAGTTCCTTTAGATACAAGACATCAGTACTCAAT